From a single Bufo bufo chromosome 9, aBufBuf1.1, whole genome shotgun sequence genomic region:
- the SHLD2 gene encoding shieldin complex subunit 2, with protein MCTRGAIHVFIGAPSVPCGIEGSVSEGHTAVWEDIPFTHKMQDASLQSGGSHLISSHQVLNGGQNGKTEHGKHACDGHPVLAEQFGRTCDQECDFGQKVVTDDIAIVSDLVSSTELCHITHAVQKPVGKEGEFQDPDVIESDVCRTISAETEFLAVLTSSQLAVKCPDNNGTKGANHTELRRSELMAPDILVEDLTTGSESQESFTCSSDLFTTTSDELLNKKSLESQTNEEGLLLIKDESAALLGNNADYLGSASSKRKKDFTASSAPSHHKLQSKKSKQSTSPVKYTMERYERGQTTPGKPLALLNHCSEKNKDYSIMVVVLQPCHVKEIKVKSGPSIGSTLPLATIVVMDQSEVKQKVLMWRTAAFWSLALLPGEVIVLTDVSVCEDRWTGEIFLQSSFRSKLINFGSCSSLLSGESSHPVERPAVKELLDYLQKKHSYLSELSPRQPQRLEHIQHVSLADLQPELLVHAVLKVNNISILKESTYHFKGLLQNKIILTVEQVKGQASTLVLWGTCVTWSDQIHLKKDHIWIFKYLLCKKNIISGDLELHTTPWSSSECLFDDDQRALDFRKRYNISSAKHMSLLTMIDDRYSGEIQVRGSIMQIEFNISDKHKILIKHETSVSDILKSLPDIIYTGCGKCRRELRIDDNNVYEQCYVCLPFNHVRSFYRSAHMTVVGDDCCVRVQVPPDILEIVFLNISPNLLDKVFSSCTDVTYGMVVADLCCSLLAQTGESFVFTIRSQFMLDENSIPLEADFHLSDFHLDCI; from the coding sequence ATGTGCACTAGAGGTGCGATTCACGTTTTTATCGGAGCCCCATCTGTGCCATGTGGAATAGAGGGATCAGTTTCAGAAGGCCACACAGCAGTTTGGGAAGACATCCCATTTACTCATAAGATGCAGGATGCGTCCTTACAAAGTGGTGGAAGCCACCTAATATCTTCACACCAGGTGCTGAATGGAGGTCAAAATGGAAAGACTGAGCATGGAAAACATGCATGTGATGGTCACCCAGTACTGGCGGAGCAGTTTGGCAGAACTTGTGACCAGGAGTGTGATTTTGGGCAGAAAGTGGTTACCGATGACATAGCAATTGTTTCAGATTTGGTTTCTAGCACAGAACTCTGTCATATAACACATGCTGTACAGAAACCTGTAGGAAAGGAGGGCGAATTCCAAGATCCTGATGTCATCGAAAGTGATGTCTGCCGTACAATATCTGCTGAAACCGAGTTCCTCGCCGTTCTGACATCTAGTCAACTTGCTGTAAAATGTCCAGACAACAACGGAACAAAAGGCGCCAATCATACTGAACTGAGAAGGTCAGAATTGATGGCACCAGACATCTTAGTGGAGGACCTCACCACAGGATCTGAATCTCAGGAAAGTTTTACCTGCTCCTCTGATCTCTTCACAACCACATCTGATGAACTGCTTAACAAAAAGTCATTAGAATCTCAGACAAACGAGGAGGGATTGTTACTAATCAAAGATGAGTCTGCTGCACTGCTAGGTAATAATGCAGATTATCTTGGGAGTGCAAGCAGCAAAAGGAAGAAAGATTTCACTGCTTCCTCGGCACCTTCTCACCATAAACTGCAATCTAAGAAATCGAAACAATCCACATCACCAGTAAAGTATACTATGGAAAGGTATGAACGTGGGCAGACGACTCCTGGAAAGCCTTTGGCTCTTCTGAATCATTGctctgaaaagaacaaagactacagtatcatggtggtggtgttgcagCCCTGTCATGTCAAAGAAATCAAGGTCAAAAGTGGGCCAAGTATTGGTTCCACTCTTCCATTAGCAACAATTGTTGTTATGGACCAGTCTGAGGTTAAACAGAAAGTGTTGATGTGGAGAACTGCTGCATTTTGGAGTTTAGCTTTACTTCCCGGTGAAGTAATTGTGCTGACAGATGTATCCGTTTGTGAAGATAGGTGGACGGGAGAGATTTTTCTTCAGTCTAGCTTTAGAAGTAAACTAATTAATTTTGGAAGCTGTTCTTCTCTCCTCTCGGGAGAAAGTTCTCATCCTGTAGAGCGTCCTGCTGTGAAGGAGTTACTAGACTACCTTCAGAAAAAGCATTCCTATTTAAGTGAGCTTTCTCCACGACAGCCCCAGAGGCTAGAACACATACAGCACGTTAGCCTTGCTGATCTTCAGCCAGAATTATTAGTCCATGCCGTTTTGAAGGTGAATAACATTTCCATTCTTAAGGAATCTACATATCATTTTAAGGGATTGCTGCAAAATAAAATCATTCTTACTGTTGAACAAGTCAAAGGACAAGCAAGTACATTGGTACTGTGGGGAACGTGTGTCACATGGAGTGATCAGATCCACCTTAAAAAAGATCATATCTGGATCTTTAAATACTTACTCTGTAAGAAGAACATCATTTCAGGAGATCTGGAATTACACACTACCCCTTGGTCATCCAGTGAATGTTTGTTTGATGATGACCAAAGGGCTCTAGATTTTCGGAAGAGGTACAATATATCCTCAGCAAAGCATATGAGCCTTTTGACCATGATTGATGACAGGTATTCAGGAGAAATCCAAGTTAGAGGTAGTATAATGCAAATAGAATTTAACATTTCAGACAAGCACAAAATATTAATAAAGCATGAAACTTCCGTTTCTGACATTCTGAAGTCTCTGCCGGATATTATATACACAGGGTGTGGGAAATGCAGAAGAGAGCTAAGGATTGATGACAACAATGTGTATGAGCAGTGTTATGTGTGCCTACCCTTCAACCATGTAAGAAGTTTCTATAGATCAGCACACATGACTGTGGTGGGTGACGACTGTTGTGTACGCGTCCAAGTGCCACCAGATATTCTTGAGATTGTGTTTTTAAATATCTCCCCTAACCTATTAGACAAGGTTTTTTCCAGCTGTACAGATGTCACATATGGGATGGTAGTGGCAGATCTGTGCTGCTCCCTGTTAGCACAGACTGGAGAATCTTTTGTGTTCACTATAAGAAGTCAGTTCATGCTTGATGAAAACAGCATACCATTGGAGGCGGACTTTCACCTTTCAGATTTTCATCTTGACTGTATATAA